CGTCAGATTCTGCAGGATCCGCAGCACCCCTACACCAAGCGACTGGTCGCTGCGGCGCCGAGCCTGGCATCGCGCCGGATCGGGGCGGACGCTGCCATCCCGGCTGCCCCGACGAGCACGTTTGACGTCGCGGCGCTCGCTGAGGCGGAGACCCGGGGCGGCAAGGTTGGCGAGCCCCTCATTGAGGTGGAGAACCTGCGCAAGGTGTACAAGCTGCGCAAGGGCAACTTCAGCAGCGAGGACTTCGTCGCGGTCGAGGGTGCGAACTTCACGATTAACCGTGGCGAGACCCTCGCCCTCGTAGGCGAGTCCGGTTCGGGCAAGTCGACGATCGCCAAGATGGTGCTCCAGCTTGAGGAGCCCACCGGCGGTTCGGTGAAGATTGCAGGCAAGGACACGGCAAAGCTCAGTGGTCGCGAGCTCTTCGAGCTGCGCCGAACGCTGCAGCCTGTGTTCCAGGATCCGTACGGTTCGCTCGACCCTCTCCACAACATCGGTAACACGATCATGGAGCCGCTGAACATCCACAAGGTCGGCGACATGGCCAGCCGCAAGCAGCGGGTCAACGAGCTGCTCGACCAGGTATCGCTGCCGCGGGAGCTCGCGACACGGTACCCGAACGAGCTCTCGGGCGGCCAGCGTCAGCGCGTTGCTGTTGCCCGTGGACTCGCGCTCAAGCCTGACATTCTCGTCCTTGACGAGGCTGTGTCGGCGCTTGACGTGCTGGTGCAGGCCCAGATCCTTGATCTGCTCGCCGAGCTGCAGCGAGATCTCGGGCTCACCTACCTGTTCATCACGCACGACCTCGCGGTCGTGCGCCTGATTGCTGACCGCGTGTGCGTGATGCAGCAGGGCAAGATTGTCGAACAGGCGACGACCGAGGAAGTGTTCGAGAACCCGCAGCAGGAGTACACGAGGAATCTTCTCGCGGCGATTCCCGGTGCGTCGATCGAACTCGGCATCGGAAGCGCTGGAGACCATGTTCCGCACGCTCCCGTGTCGGGCCCCGGCAGCGCACCCTTCGCGGGTGGCGGTCAGGCGGGTGCGCAGGCGTAGCCAAGATCTAGGGGAGAGGGCCACCGAGCGTCACTCCTAGGTCACAATTCGTGGGCCATTGCTACAAGCGGTTAACGCTTGGGGCAATGGCCCACTAGTGTGTGAAGTGATCTGAAACGCAATTAGTACGGGCAACGCTGCGCGTATGAGTTTCCAATGGAGGAAGAATTGAAGAAGACGCTATTTACTTCTGTCGCACTCGCTGGCGCGGCGGCGCTGCTCTTGAGCTCGTGCGCATCGGGCGGTAACAACGGGGGCGGAGACGGTGGCAGCTCGGGCGGCGGCGCGGTCACCATCGGCACGACCGAAACGGTGACGTCGCTCGACCCCGCAGGCGCATACGACAACGGCTCGTTCGGTGTCATGACGAACGTGTACCCATTCCTGCTGAATAACCCCGTGGGCGAGTCGACCGTTGCGCCTGACATCGCAGAGTCAGCGGAGTTCACCGCCCCGACTGAATACACGGTGAAGTTGAAGCCCGGGCTGACGTTTGCCAACGGGAATGAGCTCACGAGCTCGGACGTGAAGTTCACGTTCGACCGTCAGGTCGCAATCGCGGATCCGAATGGGCCTTCGAGTTTGCTTGCAAACCTCGACAGCATCGAGACACCGGACGACACCACAGTCGTATTCAAGCTCAAGTCCGAGAATGACCAGACCTTCCCGCAGGTGCTTTCGAGCCCAGTCGGGCCGATCGTCGATGAGGATGTCTTCCCAGCAGACGCAATCCTAGACGACCAGGAACTCGTGAAGGCCAACCCCTTCGCTGGTCCGTACGCGGTGACAAACTATGACAAGGGCAACCTCATCGCCTATCAGGCGTTCGATGGCTACGAGGGCCTCTGGGGTGCTCCGAAGACTGACTCGATCAACGTGAAGTACTTCGCGAACGAGTCGAATCTCAGCCAGGCGATCGAGACGAAGGCAGTCGACGTCGCATTCCGCAATATCTCGGCGACCGACGTCGAGAAGTTCGAGAGCACCGATGGCCTGAATGTCGTCAAGGGCCCGGGCGGCGAGATCCGGTACATTGTGTTCAACTTCAACACGCAACCGTTCGGCACGGGAGTGGACGGGGCTGACCCGGCGAAGGCGCTCGCAGTGCGCCAGGCCGTCGCAGACTCGCTCGATCGCGAGAAGATCTCGACCGAGGTGTTCAAGGGAACCTACACTCCGCTGTACTCGTACATCCCTGAGGGACTCCTCGGTGCGAATGAGTCGCTGAAGGGCCTCTACGGTGATGGTGAAGGGGGGCCTGATGCCGAGCGCGCAGCCAAGCGCCTCTCCGATGCAGGCGTTGAGACACCTGTGAATCTCAAGCTGCAGTACGCGGGGGAGCGTTACGGCGCCGCCTCAGCAGAGGAGTACGCGCAGATCAAGTCTCAGCTCGAGGCTGGCGGTCTGTTCACCGTCGACCTGCAGTCGACTGAATGGGGCCAGTACACCGAGGACCGCGTGAAGGACCTCTACCCGGCGCACCAGCTCGGCTGGTTCCCCGACTACTCTGATCCCGACAACTACCTGACGCCGTTCTTCTCGCCGGACAACTTCCTCGTGAACCACTACGAGAACGCTGACGTTGTGAAGCTCATCGACGAGCAGCGCGTGACAGGCGACGAGGCCGAACGCGGCAAGCTGCTCGAGCAGGCGCAGGACAAGCTCGCGGAGGATCTCTCCACGCTGCCGATGCAGCAGGGCGCGCAGGTTGCGGTTGCAGTTGACGGCGTCGACGGGGTGACGCTTGACGCGTCGTTCAAGTTCCGCTTCGGGTCGCTCACGAAGTAACTTGGTTCGGCGGGCGGGGGCGCGACGCGCTTCCGCCCGCCTACCGTGTCTCTGAATTCCTGCAATGGTAATTACAGAAGCCGCTCCCGCGGTGACCGCACGCGCGAAGATGAAGGGTGGTGGCCTCGGAAGATTTATCCTGTGGCGTGCACTCCTCATCATCCCCACCGTCTTCATTCTGATGACGATGGTGTTCCTCCTCATGCGAACGCTCGGCAACCCGATTTCAGCCTCCGTTGGCGACAGGCTGCCCCCGGCTGAGCTCGCCAAACGCGTTGCCGAGGCGGGCTACGACCGCCCGCTGATCGTGCAGTATCTCGAGTACCTCGGCCAGATATTTACTGGCAACTTTGGTGTCACGTTTAGTGACCGGCGGCCGGTGACCGAGGTGCTCGTCACCTTCGGGGCGGCCACCCTGGAACTCGCCGTGTACACCCTGATCGTCGCGCTCGTCGTTGGCATCCCACTCGGCATCCTCGCCGCCTACTACCGGGACCGTGGCCCCGATGCGGCGCTGCGCGTCTTCGCTATCTTCACGTACGCGACCCCGGTGTTCTTCTCTGGCCTTATCATGAAGCTCATTTTTGGGGTGTGGCTCGGCTGGTTCCCAGTGTCCGGCCGTGCGTCGATTGCCACCGAGTTGCAACTGCAAACGCTGGCAAACCCGAGCGGCATCTATCTCATCGACGCGATACGGACCGGTTCGTTGGCAAACGTTGGAGATGTGCTCTCCCACGCAGTACTTCCCGCGCTGACGCTTGGCATGATGACGGCCGGGATCTTCCTGAGGCTCGTCCGCACGAACATGATCGGTACGATCGGGCGCGAATACATCGACTCAGGCCGATCACGCGGAGTTGGCGAGTATCGCCTGGCCACGAAGCATGCCTTCCGCCCGGCGCTGATCCCGATCATCACCGTTATCGGTCTCCAGATCGCGATGTTGCTCGGTGGCGCCGTGCTCACTGAAACCACGTTTGAGTGGAAGGGGCTCGGCTTCCAGCTCGCCCACTACCTCAGTGCACGCGACTTTGTCGCTGTGCAGGGCATTGTCGCGCTCCTCGCCGTCATCGTTGCGCTGTCGAACTTCATCGTCGACGTCGTCGCCGCCCTCATCGATCCGAGAGTGAGGTACTGATATGTCGACCGAAATCATTCCCGTCGTGCCTCCGCGCGAGCGCGGCTGGCATAACCTCCCGCTCGTGAAACAGCTCCACCAAAGCGTTGGCCTCCAGCGCGGCATGTTGATCACGGGGCTTGTGCTTGTCGCCATTTTCGCGCTCGTCGCGCTGTGTGCTCCGATCCTCGCGCCGTACTCGTATTCCGCGTTGAGCGGACCAGACGGTGATTTTGGCTCGCTCACCGCGCCGTCTGCCGCCCACCCACTGGGCACGACGATCGCCGGCTATGACGTGCTCTCGCGCGTCATCTGGGGTGCGCGCACGGCGTTCCTCGTGATCGTGATCGCAGTCGTGAGCTCAATCTTTGCCGGCACGATGCTCGGGTTGCTGTCGGGCTACGTCGGCGGCGCGCTCGACAGGGTGCTTGTGATGATCGCTGACGCGATCTACGCCTTCCCGTCGCTGCTCCTTGCCATTGTGCTCTCGATTGTCATTTCCGGTGGACAATCGAGCCTGTGGGGCGGCATTTGGGCCGCGTCGCTGTCGATCACTGTAGTGTTTATTCCGCAGTACTTCAGGGTCGTGCGGTCTGAGGTCGTGCGAGTGAAGTCTGAGGCGTTCGTAGAGTCGGCGAGAGTCGTCGGCGCGAGCCGCGGGCGAATCATGTTCCGGCACGTGCTGCGTAACTCGACCCGCTCCCTGCCGCTCGTCTTCACGTTGAACGCGTCGGAGGCAATTCTCACCCTCGCGGGGCTGGGATTTCTCGGGTTTGGCATCGAGCCAAACTCGGCAGCCGA
Above is a window of Leucobacter aridicollis DNA encoding:
- a CDS encoding dipeptide ABC transporter ATP-binding protein produces the protein MSDMQPLLSVRDLKVAFKTDKTAKEVLHGINLDVYPGETVAIVGESGSGKSTTMHAVINLLPGTGEITGGSVQWNGRELVGIGRREMESIRGREIGLVPQDPMSNLNPVWSVGFQVEEAIRANGLAKSKKDVRARAVEVLEQAGLQDAEKRMKQYPHQFSGGMKQRALIGIGLSAKPELLIADEPTSALDVTVQRVVLDHLAKLTSELGTAVVFITHDLGLAAERAEKLIVMYQGNIVESGPSRQILQDPQHPYTKRLVAAAPSLASRRIGADAAIPAAPTSTFDVAALAEAETRGGKVGEPLIEVENLRKVYKLRKGNFSSEDFVAVEGANFTINRGETLALVGESGSGKSTIAKMVLQLEEPTGGSVKIAGKDTAKLSGRELFELRRTLQPVFQDPYGSLDPLHNIGNTIMEPLNIHKVGDMASRKQRVNELLDQVSLPRELATRYPNELSGGQRQRVAVARGLALKPDILVLDEAVSALDVLVQAQILDLLAELQRDLGLTYLFITHDLAVVRLIADRVCVMQQGKIVEQATTEEVFENPQQEYTRNLLAAIPGASIELGIGSAGDHVPHAPVSGPGSAPFAGGGQAGAQA
- a CDS encoding ABC transporter substrate-binding protein gives rise to the protein MEEELKKTLFTSVALAGAAALLLSSCASGGNNGGGDGGSSGGGAVTIGTTETVTSLDPAGAYDNGSFGVMTNVYPFLLNNPVGESTVAPDIAESAEFTAPTEYTVKLKPGLTFANGNELTSSDVKFTFDRQVAIADPNGPSSLLANLDSIETPDDTTVVFKLKSENDQTFPQVLSSPVGPIVDEDVFPADAILDDQELVKANPFAGPYAVTNYDKGNLIAYQAFDGYEGLWGAPKTDSINVKYFANESNLSQAIETKAVDVAFRNISATDVEKFESTDGLNVVKGPGGEIRYIVFNFNTQPFGTGVDGADPAKALAVRQAVADSLDREKISTEVFKGTYTPLYSYIPEGLLGANESLKGLYGDGEGGPDAERAAKRLSDAGVETPVNLKLQYAGERYGAASAEEYAQIKSQLEAGGLFTVDLQSTEWGQYTEDRVKDLYPAHQLGWFPDYSDPDNYLTPFFSPDNFLVNHYENADVVKLIDEQRVTGDEAERGKLLEQAQDKLAEDLSTLPMQQGAQVAVAVDGVDGVTLDASFKFRFGSLTK
- a CDS encoding ABC transporter permease, with translation MVITEAAPAVTARAKMKGGGLGRFILWRALLIIPTVFILMTMVFLLMRTLGNPISASVGDRLPPAELAKRVAEAGYDRPLIVQYLEYLGQIFTGNFGVTFSDRRPVTEVLVTFGAATLELAVYTLIVALVVGIPLGILAAYYRDRGPDAALRVFAIFTYATPVFFSGLIMKLIFGVWLGWFPVSGRASIATELQLQTLANPSGIYLIDAIRTGSLANVGDVLSHAVLPALTLGMMTAGIFLRLVRTNMIGTIGREYIDSGRSRGVGEYRLATKHAFRPALIPIITVIGLQIAMLLGGAVLTETTFEWKGLGFQLAHYLSARDFVAVQGIVALLAVIVALSNFIVDVVAALIDPRVRY
- a CDS encoding ABC transporter permease, producing MSTEIIPVVPPRERGWHNLPLVKQLHQSVGLQRGMLITGLVLVAIFALVALCAPILAPYSYSALSGPDGDFGSLTAPSAAHPLGTTIAGYDVLSRVIWGARTAFLVIVIAVVSSIFAGTMLGLLSGYVGGALDRVLVMIADAIYAFPSLLLAIVLSIVISGGQSSLWGGIWAASLSITVVFIPQYFRVVRSEVVRVKSEAFVESARVVGASRGRIMFRHVLRNSTRSLPLVFTLNASEAILTLAGLGFLGFGIEPNSAAEWGYDLNKAIADVTNGVWWTSVWPGLAIVLVVMGLTLTGESLNDLADPRLRVRRKARAGSGRVANTAMTSTVPGEAPQGGGDAATETGGVR